One genomic window of Arvicanthis niloticus isolate mArvNil1 chromosome 24, mArvNil1.pat.X, whole genome shotgun sequence includes the following:
- the Tmem120a gene encoding transmembrane protein 120A → MQSPPPDPLGDCLRNWEDLQQDFQGIQETHRLYRLKLEELTKLQDNCTNSITRQKKRLQELALVLKKCRSSLPSESMVAAQELENQMKERQGLFFDMEAYLPKKNGLYLSLVLGNVNVTLLSKQAKFAYKDEYEKFKLYLTIILIVISFTCRFLLNSRVTDAAFNFLLVWYYCTLTIRESILINNGSRIKGWWVFHHYVSTFLSGVMLTWPDGLMYQKFRNQFLSFSMYQSFVQFLQYYYQSGCLYRLRALGERHTMDLTVEGFQSWMWRGLTFLLPFLFFGHFWQLFNALTLFSLARDPECKEWQVLMCGLPFLLLFLGNFFTTLRVVHQKFHSQQHGSKKD, encoded by the exons ATGCAGTCCCCGCCCCCGGATCCGCTGGGCGACTGCCTGCGCAACTGGGAGGATTTGCAGCAGGACTTCCAAGGTATCCAG GAAACACATCGCCTGTACCGCCTCAAGCTAGAGGAGTTGACCAAACTCCAGGACAACTGCACAAACTCCATCACACGCCAGAAGAAGCGGCTTCAGGAGCTAGCCTTGGTGCTGAAAAA ATGCAGATCCTCTCTCCCATCCGAGTCCATGGTGGCCGCACAGGAGCTGGAAAACCAGATGAAAGAGCGCCAAGGCCTCTTCTTCGACATGGAAGCCTATCTGCCGAAGAAGAACGG GTTGTACCTGAGTCTGGTTCTGGGGAATGTCAACGTGACACTTTTGAGCAAGCAGGCTAA gttcGCTTACAAAGACGAGTATGAGAAATTCAAGCTCTACCTCACCATCATCCTCATCGTCATCTCCTTCACCTGCCGCTTCCTGCTCAACTCCAG GGTGACAGACGCCGCCTTCAACTTCCTGCTGGTTTGGTATTACTGCACGCTAACCATCCGGGAGAGCATCCTCATCAATAATGGTTCCAG GATCAAAGGCTGGTGGGTTTTCCATCATTATGTGTCTACATTTCTGTCAGGAGTCATGCTGACCTG GCCAGATGGACTCATGTACCAGAAGTTCCGGAACCAGTTCCTGTCTTTCTCCATGTACCAGA GCTTTGTGCAGTTTCTGCAGTATTATTATCAGAGCGGCTGCCTGTACCGCCTGCGTGCCCTGGGCGAGCGACACACTATGGATCTCACTGTAG AGGGCTTTCAGTCTTGGATGTGGAGAGGCCTCACCTTCCTGCTTCCGTTCCTCTTCTTCGGACAT TTCTGGCAGCTCTTTAATGCGCTGACATTGTTTAGCTTGGCCCGGGACCCTGAGTGCAAGGAGTGGCAG GTGCTCATGTGCggcctccccttcctcctcctcttcctcggcAATTTCTTCACCACCCTCCGAGTGGTGCATCAGAAGTTCCACAGCCAGCAGCACGGGAGCAAGAAGGATTAA